In Chloroflexota bacterium, a single window of DNA contains:
- a CDS encoding DMT family transporter — protein MGSSQEANRNPDASIVALVLLLALLWGGNSVAIKIGLQDIPPLALAGFRFIIGLAAVTGWAWWQRVRIKLEPGELVPLIYLSLIFLLQIIALNVGTHYTTSSRSIVLNSTYPLFTTLFAHFLIRGDRLTVLKTLGILLAFGGVTVTFMESLNLASGDFLIGDIVVLASGGLLGLRVVATKRLIQSIHPYRLLIWSMLFSLPWFFILSLVFEQGWEYRISASSITAILYQGLVVAGFCFVAWTSVLQHYRASRLVVLFFATPLFGVVLSNLLLDESLGLELVSGAVLVAAGIYLVNRTKEKA, from the coding sequence ATGGGATCGTCGCAAGAAGCGAACCGCAATCCCGATGCGAGCATAGTTGCGCTCGTGCTTCTCTTGGCGCTGCTGTGGGGCGGCAACTCCGTTGCTATCAAGATCGGCTTGCAGGACATACCCCCGTTAGCGTTGGCCGGCTTCCGCTTCATCATCGGTCTGGCTGCGGTAACAGGCTGGGCGTGGTGGCAGCGCGTACGGATCAAGCTGGAACCCGGCGAACTTGTGCCCCTCATCTACCTCTCACTGATATTCCTGCTCCAGATCATCGCCCTCAACGTCGGCACGCACTATACCACCTCCTCCCGCTCCATCGTGCTTAACAGTACCTACCCGCTCTTTACCACCCTCTTTGCACACTTTCTCATCCGAGGGGACCGGCTCACCGTCCTAAAGACTCTGGGTATCTTGCTTGCCTTCGGCGGGGTCACCGTGACGTTCATGGAGAGCTTGAACCTTGCTTCAGGTGACTTTCTGATCGGTGACATTGTGGTGCTGGCAAGCGGCGGTCTGTTGGGTCTGCGGGTCGTCGCGACCAAGCGGCTCATACAGAGCATTCACCCATATCGCCTCCTGATTTGGTCGATGCTCTTCAGCCTGCCGTGGTTCTTCATCTTGAGCCTCGTCTTCGAGCAGGGCTGGGAGTATCGGATATCAGCATCCAGCATCACGGCAATCTTGTACCAGGGACTGGTGGTAGCGGGCTTTTGCTTTGTAGCCTGGACTTCGGTGCTGCAGCACTACCGCGCAAGTCGCCTCGTCGTGCTCTTCTTTGCGACGCCGCTCTTTGGCGTCGTGCTGAGCAACCTCCTCTTGGACGAGTCGCTCGGCCTTGAGCTCGTGTCGGGAGCCGTTTTGGTGGCAGCCGGAATATACCTCGTCAATCGGACCAAAGAGAAAGCTTAA
- a CDS encoding beta-ketoacyl-[acyl-carrier-protein] synthase family protein — MKYTRIAVTGIGAVTPLGTSIADSWENLCAGVSGAGPTETYDATDFPVRISCEVDGFDPNVVFKGLPRRIYNDARRQDRTHQYALAAALEAIADAGFPLPLPEELQFRCGVVSGNCLGGARTVEQASQRTGRGEFASFLPSEVLRIMPNAATALIAAAFRARGPNFTPSVACATGTIAMGEAMWMLHTDRADIMVACGSDGVVVPTITAIFAARGGPMSRRNDDPKHASRPADVDRDGFVIGEGGAAMILEREADAKARGAPILAYLVGYGCTNGTGGRTEPDGDAQVQTMKIALEMAGLAATDIDAINPHMTSTVIGDRVEAAALREMFGDRPYVSATKSSTGHMLAAAGSFEAVTCVKMLQEQKVPATINTETIDPDCNGINYVLDQTIDAPLHYVLSNSFGFGDHNATLIFQRAD; from the coding sequence GTGAAGTATACGCGTATTGCGGTAACCGGAATTGGGGCCGTTACCCCTTTGGGTACGAGCATTGCGGATTCGTGGGAAAACCTCTGTGCGGGGGTTTCCGGCGCCGGCCCCACCGAAACGTATGATGCCACTGACTTCCCGGTGAGGATCTCCTGCGAAGTCGATGGCTTTGATCCGAACGTTGTCTTCAAAGGCCTGCCGCGCCGCATCTACAACGACGCCCGCCGGCAGGACCGCACACACCAGTACGCCTTGGCTGCCGCCTTGGAAGCGATTGCGGACGCCGGTTTTCCGCTACCCTTGCCCGAAGAGTTGCAATTCCGCTGTGGCGTCGTCTCCGGCAACTGCCTGGGAGGCGCTCGCACAGTGGAGCAGGCCTCTCAGCGCACCGGTCGTGGCGAGTTCGCGTCGTTCCTACCCAGCGAGGTACTGCGCATCATGCCCAACGCGGCTACTGCGCTCATCGCGGCGGCATTTCGCGCGCGCGGCCCAAACTTCACGCCCTCCGTCGCCTGCGCCACCGGCACGATCGCCATGGGCGAGGCCATGTGGATGCTGCACACGGATCGCGCCGACATCATGGTGGCATGCGGGTCCGACGGTGTGGTTGTGCCCACAATTACGGCAATTTTTGCGGCGCGCGGCGGGCCTATGAGCCGTCGCAACGACGATCCTAAGCACGCCAGCCGCCCAGCCGACGTGGACCGCGACGGTTTCGTGATCGGCGAAGGGGGCGCTGCCATGATTTTGGAACGGGAAGCCGACGCCAAGGCCCGCGGCGCGCCCATCTTGGCGTATCTTGTTGGGTACGGCTGCACGAACGGCACCGGCGGACGCACGGAACCGGACGGCGACGCCCAGGTGCAGACCATGAAGATTGCACTGGAAATGGCGGGCCTGGCAGCTACAGACATCGACGCGATCAACCCGCACATGACCTCCACCGTCATCGGCGATCGCGTGGAAGCGGCCGCCCTGCGCGAGATGTTTGGCGATCGGCCGTACGTCTCGGCGACGAAGTCCAGCACCGGACACATGCTCGCCGCCGCGGGGTCATTCGAGGCGGTCACCTGCGTCAAGATGCTGCAGGAGCAGAAGGTGCCCGCGACTATCAACACCGAGACCATCGACCCGGATTGCAACGGCATCAACTACGTGCTCGACCAGACCATCGACGCCCCCCTGCACTATGTACTCTCCAACTCCTTCGGCTTCGGCGACCACAACGCCACGCTCATCTTCCAACGCGCGGACTGA